A genomic segment from Orrella daihaiensis encodes:
- the grxD gene encoding Grx4 family monothiol glutaredoxin, translated as MSDAQTFIKETVTNNPVVLFMKGTAQFPQCGFSGRAIQLLRESGVTKLVTVNVLEDDEVRQGIKTFSQWPTIPQLYVNGEFIGGCDIMGEMDQSGELKKLLQEAGATS; from the coding sequence ATGTCAGACGCTCAAACTTTCATTAAAGAAACCGTGACGAACAATCCAGTCGTATTGTTTATGAAAGGTACTGCACAGTTTCCACAGTGCGGCTTCTCGGGGCGAGCCATACAGCTGTTACGCGAAAGTGGTGTGACCAAGCTTGTGACGGTTAACGTGCTCGAGGACGATGAAGTCCGCCAGGGAATTAAGACTTTCTCACAATGGCCGACCATTCCACAACTATATGTAAACGGCGAATTCATTGGTGGCTGTGACATCATGGGTGAGATGGATCAAAGCGGCGAACTTAAAAAACTTCTTCAGGAAGCGGGCGCCACCTCGTGA
- the prmC gene encoding peptide chain release factor N(5)-glutamine methyltransferase, which produces MLSIKLTNWQPWQMRPERFTVKDCLANAVMQAGLPRLEAQMLLEYVLEQPRVWLIAHDEYLLSGDEFDRFDGLCQRRLMGEPMAYLVGVREFMGLPFEVSPAVLIPRPETELLVETALKWMDDLQAPRVLDLGTGSGAIAVAIAHARPDARVCATDVSQEALILAQRNAVRHGVNVKFAAGSWFAALDQADEQFDLVVSNPPYIAAGDPHLVQGDLRFEPRNALTDESDGLAAYRFLASGAPAFLASKGVLCLEHGFTQANAVKQLLLNAGFLNVKTIQDLAGHPRVTMGSYNG; this is translated from the coding sequence TTGCTGAGCATCAAGCTAACCAATTGGCAGCCTTGGCAGATGCGGCCTGAACGGTTCACGGTAAAAGATTGTCTGGCCAATGCCGTTATGCAGGCAGGCTTACCACGGCTGGAGGCGCAGATGTTACTTGAGTATGTGCTTGAGCAGCCACGTGTGTGGCTGATTGCGCACGACGAATATTTACTCTCGGGTGACGAGTTCGATAGGTTTGATGGGCTTTGTCAGCGTCGACTGATGGGTGAGCCTATGGCGTATCTGGTCGGTGTACGTGAGTTTATGGGATTACCGTTTGAGGTCAGTCCCGCTGTGCTTATCCCGCGACCGGAAACAGAGTTGCTGGTCGAAACCGCCTTGAAATGGATGGATGATCTTCAGGCGCCGCGGGTGCTCGATCTCGGCACTGGTAGCGGAGCCATCGCGGTGGCGATTGCGCATGCACGGCCTGATGCCAGGGTTTGTGCAACGGATGTTAGCCAAGAGGCGCTTATTCTGGCTCAGCGCAATGCTGTCAGACACGGTGTTAATGTCAAGTTTGCGGCCGGGTCTTGGTTTGCAGCGCTGGATCAAGCAGACGAGCAGTTCGATTTGGTTGTGTCTAATCCACCGTATATTGCTGCGGGCGACCCTCACCTGGTTCAGGGTGATCTGCGGTTTGAACCAAGGAATGCGCTAACTGATGAATCGGATGGGTTAGCAGCTTATCGTTTTTTGGCCAGCGGCGCTCCCGCGTTTTTAGCGTCAAAGGGTGTGCTGTGTCTGGAGCACGGTTTTACTCAGGCTAATGCGGTTAAGCAGCTATTACTGAATGCGGGGTTTTTGAATGTAAAAACCATACAGGACCTGGCTGGCCACCCACGGGTGACGATGGGTTCATATAATGGGTGA
- the prfA gene encoding peptide chain release factor 1 has product MKPSMRSRLEQLANRLEEIDAILSEPETGQEMKRFTALSRERSELEPVATAFGELVRAEDGYQQAKELMSDPDMKEMASEEMQHCKERIETLQDELQILLLPKDPDDSRSVFLEIRAGTGGDESALFCGDLLRMYTRYAEQKGWRVELMSESPSELGGYKEVIVRIEGEGVYGQLKFESGAHRVQRVPETESQGRIHTSACTVAVMPEADAQTEINISPSDLRIDTFRASGAGGQHINKTDSAVRITHLPSGIVVECQDDRSQHRNRDKAMQVLAARLKDQQLREQQSKEAAERKSLVGSGDRSERIRTYNFPQGRMTDHRINLTLYKLQAIMEGDLDELTGALIAEHQANQLAALADAA; this is encoded by the coding sequence ATGAAACCCTCCATGCGTTCTCGCCTAGAGCAACTAGCCAATAGGCTTGAAGAAATTGACGCCATTTTGTCCGAACCCGAAACTGGACAAGAAATGAAGCGTTTTACGGCACTGTCGCGCGAGCGGTCTGAATTGGAACCGGTCGCTACCGCGTTTGGTGAGTTGGTGCGTGCAGAGGATGGTTATCAGCAGGCCAAAGAGCTGATGAGTGACCCGGATATGAAGGAGATGGCCAGCGAGGAAATGCAGCATTGCAAAGAGCGCATCGAGACGTTGCAAGATGAGCTGCAGATTCTGTTATTGCCAAAAGATCCGGATGATTCTCGCAGCGTCTTTCTAGAGATTCGCGCCGGCACGGGGGGCGATGAAAGTGCCCTGTTCTGCGGCGATTTATTGCGCATGTACACGCGTTACGCTGAGCAAAAAGGTTGGCGTGTAGAGCTCATGTCTGAAAGCCCTTCGGAGCTCGGCGGCTATAAAGAAGTGATTGTTCGCATCGAGGGTGAAGGTGTCTACGGGCAGCTCAAATTTGAGTCAGGTGCCCATCGCGTTCAGCGTGTGCCGGAGACTGAGTCTCAGGGCCGTATTCACACATCAGCTTGCACGGTGGCCGTTATGCCAGAGGCCGATGCGCAGACAGAGATCAACATTTCCCCGTCGGATTTGCGAATCGATACATTCAGAGCAAGTGGCGCAGGTGGCCAGCACATCAACAAAACCGACTCTGCGGTCCGTATTACTCATTTACCCTCGGGTATTGTCGTCGAGTGCCAGGATGATCGATCTCAGCATCGCAACCGGGACAAGGCGATGCAAGTTTTGGCGGCCAGGCTCAAAGACCAGCAGCTGCGCGAGCAGCAAAGCAAAGAAGCGGCCGAACGTAAAAGTCTCGTGGGTTCAGGGGATCGATCAGAGCGTATTCGCACATACAACTTTCCTCAGGGTCGCATGACCGATCATCGAATCAATCTGACACTCTACAAATTGCAAGCGATTATGGAGGGTGATCTAGACGAATTGACTGGCGCACTGATTGCTGAGCATCAAGCTAACCAATTGGCAGCCTTGGCAGATGCGGCCTGA
- the hemA gene encoding glutamyl-tRNA reductase produces the protein MSVGVYTLGLNHVSAPVALRERVSLSDELVKPALESLRAAFGSSVQEAAVLSTCNRTELYCAADRHVAQSLPQWLADFRQLEHSSLAPHLYLHDQDQAVRHAFRVASGLDSMVLGEPQILGQMKGAVRTAEEAGALGTLLHQLFQRTFSVAKEVRTTTAIGEQSVSLAAAAVRLAERVFGNLSETKILFIGAGEMIELCATHFAAKQPQMMTVANRTLERADLLATRFDASSMRLADLPDRLADYDVVVSCTASTLPILGLGLVERATRKRRRLPMVMVDLAVPRDIEPEVGRLDDIYLYSVDDLGAVVQSGAEARQAAVVQAEAIIDARVRSFMHWLQLRSTVPIIQGLQAGAQAVQAHELERAKRALAKGESPEAVMEQLAHSLTQKYLHGTLAAIHQSEEAERAQLLGWLPRLFPSRDTRR, from the coding sequence ATGTCTGTCGGTGTTTACACGCTTGGCCTAAATCACGTCTCCGCCCCTGTGGCGCTGCGTGAGCGCGTGTCACTTTCAGATGAATTGGTTAAGCCGGCGCTCGAGTCGCTGAGGGCTGCGTTTGGTAGCTCGGTTCAGGAAGCGGCGGTGCTCTCGACCTGTAATCGAACTGAGCTGTACTGTGCGGCTGACCGGCATGTGGCGCAGAGCCTGCCGCAGTGGCTAGCTGATTTTCGCCAGCTTGAACACTCCTCGTTAGCGCCGCACCTGTATTTGCATGATCAGGATCAGGCAGTCAGGCACGCCTTTCGTGTGGCCAGTGGCTTGGATTCGATGGTGCTCGGTGAGCCGCAAATTCTGGGCCAAATGAAAGGCGCAGTTCGCACGGCAGAAGAAGCAGGGGCCCTTGGCACGCTATTGCACCAGTTGTTTCAGCGTACTTTCTCTGTCGCTAAAGAAGTGCGGACCACCACAGCAATTGGTGAACAATCGGTCTCACTGGCTGCTGCTGCCGTTCGGTTGGCCGAACGGGTGTTTGGCAACCTCTCAGAGACCAAGATTCTTTTTATCGGTGCAGGGGAGATGATCGAGCTCTGTGCCACACACTTTGCGGCCAAGCAGCCGCAGATGATGACCGTGGCCAATCGCACGCTTGAGCGCGCTGATTTGCTCGCCACGCGTTTTGATGCTTCATCGATGCGTCTGGCAGATTTGCCCGACCGTTTGGCAGATTATGACGTGGTGGTCTCCTGTACGGCCAGTACTTTGCCCATTCTGGGTTTGGGATTGGTTGAGCGTGCCACTCGAAAGCGTCGCCGTTTGCCTATGGTCATGGTGGACTTGGCAGTGCCGCGTGACATTGAACCTGAAGTTGGGCGGTTAGACGACATTTATCTTTATTCAGTTGATGATCTCGGTGCGGTAGTGCAGTCTGGCGCCGAGGCTCGTCAGGCGGCTGTCGTGCAAGCTGAAGCGATCATTGATGCTCGCGTGCGCAGCTTCATGCATTGGTTGCAGCTGCGTTCAACTGTGCCGATCATTCAGGGCCTGCAAGCCGGCGCCCAGGCCGTGCAGGCGCATGAGCTTGAACGCGCCAAACGCGCATTGGCCAAAGGTGAGTCGCCTGAGGCTGTGATGGAGCAACTCGCTCATTCTTTGACACAAAAATATCTTCACGGCACCTTAGCGGCCATTCATCAGAGCGAGGAAGCTGAGCGTGCCCAGTTGCTTGGCTGGCTTCCCCGCTTGTTCCCCTCTCGCGATACCCGTCGTTAG
- a CDS encoding NYN domain-containing protein, whose product MQSYAILIDGGFAKRKLGSNKRHASAADFDRLVAAIKAAPPLFGKQLHRIYYYDSLPLETAHEQPLNGGIVRFGDSPVAARSRQLFDQLSQQPFTALRLGELSFDGWRISNKSLNRVDTSEITVASTDLLPQISQKGVDMRIGMDIAALTLKKHVQVIVLVSGDSDFVPAMKFARREGALVFLVPLGQKVKTSMLEHSDLTLSIDQTPVVTERTLNKSPSVVNNAKAELHEISM is encoded by the coding sequence ATGCAAAGTTACGCAATACTTATTGATGGCGGATTCGCCAAAAGAAAACTTGGCTCCAACAAACGCCACGCATCGGCAGCCGATTTTGATAGGCTGGTAGCCGCAATAAAGGCAGCACCACCCCTTTTCGGAAAGCAGCTCCATCGGATTTATTACTATGACTCGCTACCGCTGGAAACCGCTCATGAACAACCATTAAACGGAGGCATCGTCCGTTTCGGAGATAGTCCGGTAGCCGCGCGATCGAGGCAACTCTTTGACCAACTATCTCAGCAACCGTTTACCGCCCTAAGGCTGGGAGAGTTGTCTTTTGACGGCTGGCGAATCAGCAACAAAAGCCTGAACAGAGTTGACACATCCGAAATAACCGTAGCTAGCACCGACCTCCTGCCGCAGATCTCACAGAAAGGTGTTGATATGCGCATCGGGATGGACATTGCTGCGTTGACCCTAAAGAAACATGTACAGGTTATTGTGCTCGTGTCTGGTGACAGCGATTTTGTACCGGCGATGAAATTTGCCAGACGTGAAGGAGCTCTCGTATTTTTGGTACCGCTTGGGCAGAAGGTAAAAACATCCATGCTTGAACACAGCGATCTGACGTTATCAATCGATCAAACGCCGGTGGTAACCGAGCGCACGCTCAACAAGTCACCTTCGGTGGTCAATAACGCGAAAGCAGAACTCCATGAAATATCAATGTGA
- a CDS encoding AbrB/MazE/SpoVT family DNA-binding domain-containing protein, whose amino-acid sequence MQATIKKWGNSPALRISSSIMEQAQLTVNQAVNINVLKGKVIIEPIAPKNTRLDELLAGITPENIHDEESFGQPVGKEIL is encoded by the coding sequence ATGCAAGCAACCATCAAGAAATGGGGAAACAGCCCTGCACTACGGATTTCAAGTTCGATCATGGAACAAGCTCAGCTGACAGTTAATCAGGCGGTCAATATCAATGTTCTGAAGGGAAAAGTCATCATCGAACCTATCGCACCTAAAAATACTCGTCTGGATGAGTTGCTGGCTGGAATTACTCCAGAGAATATCCACGACGAGGAAAGTTTTGGCCAGCCTGTCGGGAAGGAGATTCTCTAG
- the mazF gene encoding endoribonuclease MazF, with translation MPKSYIPDAGDIVWLEFDPQAGREQAGHRPALVLSPASYNDKVSLAVCCPLSTKVKGYPFEVEVETGKKTSVVLSDQVKSLDWRERKAKFKSKISSAQLRQVRENIKALLCIS, from the coding sequence GTGCCTAAGTCTTACATTCCCGATGCGGGGGATATTGTGTGGCTTGAGTTTGACCCTCAAGCAGGCCGAGAGCAGGCTGGGCACCGACCTGCTTTGGTACTTAGCCCGGCGAGCTACAACGACAAAGTGAGTCTGGCAGTATGTTGCCCACTTTCAACAAAAGTAAAGGGCTACCCGTTTGAGGTTGAAGTTGAAACCGGCAAAAAGACCAGCGTCGTGCTCTCGGATCAGGTCAAATCGCTAGACTGGCGTGAGCGTAAAGCAAAATTTAAATCCAAAATTTCTTCAGCTCAATTGAGGCAAGTGCGTGAGAACATAAAAGCTCTACTTTGCATCTCTTGA
- a CDS encoding NYN domain-containing protein, translating to MRTVVYVDGYNLYYGLLRRTKLKWLDLFALFRDHVLDSSTDLVQVRYYTAPVLGRMCDSAESPQRQRRYLQALRKMYPERIAVVEGKILASTPYQRLVKPIDNASHLKLVQVYDFNEKKTDVNLAADLITGAWTGAYEQAVVCSNDTDLEAALAAVRNYHHDIRLGLVAPIPGHDHRRISTDLSKHAHWSKPLSPVHLQAAQLPDRIPHSTLRKPESW from the coding sequence TTGAGAACTGTTGTTTATGTTGATGGCTACAACCTGTACTACGGATTACTGAGAAGGACCAAACTCAAATGGCTAGATCTTTTTGCATTATTTCGAGACCATGTGCTTGATAGCAGCACCGATCTCGTCCAAGTTCGCTACTACACTGCACCCGTGCTGGGCAGGATGTGTGACAGCGCAGAATCACCGCAACGTCAGCGACGTTACTTGCAAGCACTTCGCAAGATGTACCCAGAAAGAATTGCCGTTGTAGAAGGCAAAATTCTCGCCAGCACCCCCTATCAACGCCTCGTCAAACCAATTGACAACGCGTCACACCTGAAGCTGGTACAAGTCTATGATTTCAATGAAAAGAAAACCGACGTCAACCTTGCTGCTGACTTGATTACAGGAGCATGGACAGGCGCCTACGAACAGGCTGTTGTGTGTAGCAACGACACCGACCTTGAGGCCGCTCTCGCAGCAGTACGTAATTACCACCATGACATCCGGTTGGGATTGGTTGCGCCGATTCCGGGGCACGATCACCGCAGAATTTCAACGGACCTCTCAAAGCACGCTCATTGGTCAAAACCGCTAAGCCCCGTGCATCTGCAAGCTGCACAATTGCCAGACCGTATTCCGCACTCAACGTTACGAAAGCCGGAGAGCTGGTGA
- a CDS encoding NYN domain-containing protein, which produces MLFFYAGQTGHRNEIKRRDSRKMYPERIAVVEGKILASTPYQRLVKPIDNASHLKLVQVYDFNEKKTDVNLAADLITGAWTGAYEQAVVCSNDTDLEAALAAVRNYHHDIRLGLVAPIPGHDHRRISTDLSKHAHWSKPLSPVHLQAAQLPDRIPHSTLRKPESW; this is translated from the coding sequence GTGCTGTTTTTTTATGCGGGACAGACTGGACATCGCAACGAAATCAAACGAAGAGATAGTCGCAAGATGTACCCAGAAAGAATTGCCGTTGTAGAAGGCAAAATTCTCGCCAGCACCCCCTATCAACGCCTCGTCAAACCAATTGACAACGCGTCACACCTGAAGCTGGTACAAGTCTATGATTTCAATGAAAAGAAAACCGACGTCAACCTTGCTGCTGACTTGATTACAGGAGCATGGACAGGCGCCTACGAACAGGCTGTTGTGTGTAGCAACGACACCGACCTTGAGGCCGCTCTCGCAGCAGTACGTAATTACCACCATGACATCCGGTTGGGATTGGTTGCGCCGATTCCGGGGCACGATCACCGCAGAATTTCAACGGACCTCTCAAAGCACGCTCATTGGTCAAAACCGCTAAGCCCCGTGCATCTGCAAGCTGCACAATTGCCAGACCGTATTCCGCACTCAACGTTACGAAAGCCGGAGAGCTGGTGA
- a CDS encoding type II toxin-antitoxin system RelE/ParE family toxin produces the protein MSDQYQIEYYSDSVQMDILNLPDKLAARYIFLTRRMLAIGPNLGEPHTKAIKDGLFELRLKGSEGIARIFYCTLVGKRIVMLHSFIKKTGRIPSRELETAMNRLKERKREKT, from the coding sequence ATGTCTGACCAATATCAGATTGAGTATTACAGCGACAGCGTGCAGATGGACATTCTCAACTTGCCTGACAAGTTGGCTGCACGCTACATATTTTTGACTCGCCGGATGCTGGCCATAGGACCAAATCTTGGTGAGCCACATACCAAGGCGATCAAAGATGGTTTGTTTGAGCTACGCCTGAAAGGATCAGAAGGTATTGCCAGAATTTTTTACTGTACGTTAGTTGGGAAACGGATAGTAATGTTGCACAGTTTCATTAAAAAGACTGGTCGAATCCCTTCGCGGGAATTAGAGACCGCAATGAACCGTTTGAAGGAGCGTAAACGTGAGAAAACATGA
- a CDS encoding helix-turn-helix domain-containing protein has protein sequence MSRQGVKAELERIEHEEGELLDALLKARQDAGLTQAELAKRMGTQAPAVARLERSLATGRHSPSLATLRRYLKACGRSLELRVS, from the coding sequence ATGAGTCGGCAAGGCGTGAAAGCCGAACTCGAGCGAATCGAACACGAAGAAGGCGAGCTATTAGACGCCCTGCTTAAAGCCAGGCAAGACGCTGGACTGACACAAGCCGAGCTTGCCAAACGCATGGGCACCCAAGCACCCGCTGTGGCACGACTAGAACGCTCACTAGCCACTGGCAGACATTCCCCCTCGCTGGCCACGTTGCGACGTTATTTAAAAGCTTGCGGTCGGAGTCTGGAGTTGCGGGTAAGCTAA
- a CDS encoding LysE family translocator, giving the protein MIDFPSLLAFVAAATILALTPGVDTAIVLNTAVSQGRQPALMAALGICLGCLLWGTAVSFGLGAVIAASEAAYTTLKYAGALYLLWLGIRLLFRPYSPSLSHASVEHDFSSSRAFGKGLMVNVLNPKIGIFYVTFLPQFVPNGTEVAAYSLGLAAIHVMVSMLWFCALIVATVPLERFLKRPSILKTLDRITGSIFVIFAFRLTA; this is encoded by the coding sequence ATGATCGATTTCCCTTCCCTTTTGGCTTTTGTAGCGGCTGCTACGATTCTGGCATTGACCCCCGGCGTGGACACTGCCATTGTCTTGAATACAGCAGTCAGCCAAGGTAGACAACCTGCACTGATGGCAGCGCTGGGAATTTGCTTGGGATGTTTGCTGTGGGGTACAGCAGTCTCTTTCGGTCTCGGTGCTGTGATCGCAGCGTCCGAGGCGGCTTATACAACGCTGAAATATGCCGGTGCACTCTATCTCTTGTGGCTGGGCATCAGACTATTGTTTAGACCCTACAGCCCCAGTTTGTCGCATGCCTCAGTTGAACACGATTTCTCAAGCTCGCGGGCTTTTGGCAAGGGTCTGATGGTCAATGTCCTCAATCCCAAGATTGGCATTTTCTACGTTACCTTTTTGCCACAATTCGTTCCCAACGGCACCGAAGTTGCTGCCTATTCGCTGGGGCTGGCAGCTATTCATGTGATGGTGTCGATGTTGTGGTTTTGTGCCCTGATTGTGGCGACTGTCCCTCTGGAACGTTTTTTGAAGCGACCCTCAATATTGAAGACCCTAGATCGCATCACCGGGAGCATCTTTGTAATCTTCGCATTCAGACTGACCGCTTGA
- a CDS encoding DUF2061 domain-containing protein produces the protein MTKFISTNAFTIKKTVSYYFTHITVAAAVAYAVTGSWVAAVTLSLLEPTVQTIVYFFHEKIWSRYDRKKLTGTDTALAGNTDSN, from the coding sequence ATGACCAAGTTCATAAGCACTAATGCTTTTACGATCAAAAAAACGGTCTCTTACTATTTCACGCACATCACAGTGGCGGCTGCAGTAGCCTACGCAGTCACCGGCAGTTGGGTCGCGGCCGTGACGCTCAGCCTGCTTGAACCCACGGTTCAAACAATCGTTTATTTTTTCCATGAAAAAATCTGGTCGCGCTACGACCGCAAGAAATTGACTGGCACAGACACTGCACTGGCTGGCAACACTGATTCGAATTAA
- a CDS encoding patatin-like phospholipase family protein has product MSRREFLKSSSIAVSSLVGASSVIPEAAYASSIPAASTYADKANAISEKLFADDGLAIPIATKPTVSPLAKGLDRTLVLGGGGEYYIAWYCGFFHGLLEAGLDMAQLPGMVVGTSAGSYMGSSLLSGHFTRLRNEMDFFGEFPKIFAKLAPVTSPNISQKRAMEINMAATDGSIETRQILGRAALAANNHLNGPRVEALAALLTGDSKTDWPTPRMYTTGIDCYTGERLVVSQASAKRNNIALAHAVAASSSLPGIVGPTLIGQRYCMDGGMCSNPAHVDLVAGSKRALVISLTDGVTGPILTKIPHPMAQNIADVRATGTKVKWIVAGAPSGISLTDPREIAPAIKAGYERAKKEADEIKSFWM; this is encoded by the coding sequence GTGTCGCGTCGTGAATTTTTAAAGTCATCTTCTATCGCCGTTTCCTCGCTTGTTGGCGCAAGCAGTGTTATCCCTGAGGCAGCATACGCGTCATCAATCCCAGCAGCCAGCACTTACGCAGACAAAGCAAATGCTATTTCGGAGAAACTGTTTGCGGATGACGGTTTAGCAATCCCGATCGCCACCAAGCCAACGGTATCTCCATTAGCCAAAGGGCTAGATCGCACTCTGGTTCTAGGCGGTGGTGGCGAGTATTACATCGCTTGGTATTGCGGTTTCTTTCATGGCTTGCTTGAAGCAGGGCTCGATATGGCGCAACTGCCAGGGATGGTTGTGGGCACCTCCGCCGGCTCCTATATGGGCTCCTCCTTGCTATCGGGGCATTTCACACGCCTACGCAATGAAATGGATTTCTTTGGTGAATTCCCAAAGATTTTTGCAAAGTTAGCGCCAGTCACTAGCCCCAATATCAGCCAAAAACGCGCGATGGAAATCAACATGGCGGCAACAGATGGCAGCATTGAGACCCGGCAGATCCTTGGCCGTGCTGCACTTGCAGCGAACAATCATCTAAACGGCCCAAGGGTAGAGGCACTTGCAGCACTTCTCACCGGTGACAGCAAAACCGACTGGCCGACACCAAGGATGTATACGACTGGCATCGACTGCTACACCGGAGAACGTTTAGTTGTTAGTCAAGCAAGCGCAAAAAGAAACAACATTGCGCTTGCTCATGCTGTCGCAGCGAGCAGCTCACTGCCAGGCATCGTCGGCCCAACTCTGATTGGACAACGCTATTGCATGGATGGCGGCATGTGCTCCAATCCGGCACACGTTGACCTGGTTGCTGGATCAAAGCGGGCATTGGTTATCTCATTAACTGATGGTGTCACTGGCCCCATCCTCACCAAAATCCCGCATCCCATGGCTCAAAACATCGCAGATGTCCGCGCCACAGGCACCAAAGTAAAGTGGATAGTCGCTGGGGCCCCGTCCGGTATTAGCCTCACCGACCCTCGAGAGATCGCACCGGCAATCAAAGCCGGCTATGAGCGGGCAAAGAAAGAAGCGGATGAGATCAAGTCCTTTTGGATGTAA
- a CDS encoding porin, translated as MKSCPTKLRVLAVVTTACLLSTAPVHTSAQLSLYGAADVGISYVRTSQNGATENRLGMDSSVLDDSMIGFKGRDRLNHDWTATFNLATEINLYNGNISYTEFFGIESTLGLTRRHWGSFKFGRQQTASTNFFTAIDPMGLSFGQANMGTSFTAINTQIYNNLAQITSDNWKGFQFSVGYSFDTGETALYEGSGTNNPIPSTNGFNTTDKMRALTSAIQYENGPLLVVASYDRAYPSKSIGSPSISGQPQPNPTTANPQAWYVGLAYTLHKVVLSAAWGRGINGAFSGSGPGNDIDGSRLASLAGDADMLFSPGFNQNAYLLGFSWAIDDRTQLMASWQMLQPTGQLASMPGVSTQQILGAALTYNLSPRTTAYVWASYGQNFEMASGAQASVIGTGIQTLF; from the coding sequence ATGAAATCGTGCCCCACAAAACTTAGGGTGTTGGCAGTTGTTACGACCGCATGCCTGTTATCAACTGCTCCTGTGCATACAAGCGCTCAGCTTTCGCTATATGGTGCAGCTGACGTTGGAATCAGCTATGTCCGCACATCACAAAACGGTGCTACGGAAAATCGCTTGGGCATGGATTCGAGCGTACTTGACGATTCGATGATCGGGTTTAAAGGAAGAGACAGGCTTAATCACGATTGGACCGCGACCTTTAACCTTGCTACCGAAATTAACTTATATAACGGCAATATCTCGTACACAGAGTTTTTTGGGATTGAATCAACGCTCGGTCTGACCAGACGCCATTGGGGGTCATTCAAATTCGGGCGCCAACAAACCGCTTCAACCAATTTCTTTACCGCCATTGACCCCATGGGATTGAGCTTTGGCCAAGCCAACATGGGTACTTCCTTTACTGCCATCAATACCCAGATATACAACAACCTTGCGCAGATTACGTCAGATAACTGGAAGGGATTTCAGTTTTCTGTTGGATACTCGTTCGATACCGGAGAGACAGCTTTATACGAAGGCAGTGGAACAAATAACCCCATTCCATCAACGAATGGGTTTAACACGACCGACAAAATGCGTGCACTAACTAGCGCCATTCAGTATGAAAACGGTCCTTTGCTAGTGGTGGCCTCTTATGATCGAGCCTACCCGAGTAAAAGCATCGGATCGCCAAGTATCTCGGGCCAACCGCAACCCAATCCCACGACTGCCAATCCTCAAGCTTGGTACGTCGGACTTGCTTATACATTACACAAGGTAGTCCTTTCAGCTGCCTGGGGGCGAGGCATTAATGGCGCATTCTCAGGCAGTGGTCCAGGCAATGACATTGATGGCAGCCGCCTTGCCTCCCTGGCAGGAGACGCCGATATGCTCTTTAGCCCTGGGTTTAATCAAAATGCTTATTTGCTCGGGTTTAGCTGGGCAATCGATGACCGAACCCAACTCATGGCCTCCTGGCAAATGCTACAGCCGACCGGCCAGCTCGCCAGCATGCCGGGCGTGAGTACACAACAAATTCTTGGCGCCGCATTGACTTACAACCTGTCACCGCGGACCACTGCATACGTTTGGGCCTCATACGGTCAGAACTTTGAGATGGCGTCTGGGGCCCAAGCGTCTGTGATAGGCACTGGCATACAGACATTGTTCTAA